The Leptospira stimsonii genome includes the window CTACCGGTGGAAAATTTCTCGCAAGCAACGCTCAGTCTCAAAAATATTTAAAACAAGCGCAAGCATTGGAAAGAGAAGCTCAAAGATATCAATCCGTTCTTGGAAGTCTTTAATCTTTAAATCGGCCTGCTTTTTTTAGGCTGAATGGAAAAGGCGTCTTATAAGGGCGCCTTTTTTATTGTACGGCTGGTTTTGAATTTTTAATTTTGTGTATTGAACTGACGAAAAGGAGTTTCGACGCAACGATTTCGTTTTCCCGACACCATGAATTCTTTTAATTCGTTTTTGGCTTAGTTGCATTGGAATCCTTGTTCGGATTTGCAAAACAACTTAAAGAAAGTCCTTCCACCAGATAGCAGATCGCTTCCGGAGAAATACACTTATGTCCATCGTCGTACGTTTGGCCGTTGATGATCAGTTCTATTTTTTGACAGACCATTTTCTCTTTTATAATCGTGTTGGTTTCTTGCGCCAAAATGCCGGCAAACGGCAAAGAAAAGAATAAGAGTAGAATAGATTTCGTAAGGAGGGTGTTGCGCGGATTCGGTTTCATAGCATTCTTCTTTTGTTAGATTACTTTAGAATATTCGTTCTTATTTGTTTTCACTGTCAATCAAAGGTTTGAGACCATTTTGACCCTTTTTTTTGTTCCGAAGCTGAAAAGCGCTAAAAGCAAGTATCGGGAAGAGAAAAACTGCGATCCAGATTCCGTTGATTGGATTCTTCCAAGAATTATCCAGATCCGTCCAAGAGGGAAGATAAGGAAGAATGGATTCCGGAAAAAATCCAGGTCTTTTTTCTGGGTCCGGTTGCATGACGTGATAGAGAGATGCGACGTGATCGAACCAGTATTTTCCGATCCAGACTTGATAGGAAACCGCGAGAATCAAAATTCCCTGTGCAATTGATTTTGAAAGATTTTTGAGGAGAATCCATCCTCCCAAAAAAGGGATAAACCAGAGCGTCGCAGATCCCCACTGGAATCGCCCTGGCAGAGCAAGGCATCCGTAAGAACAAGGATGTCCTGCGTTCAGGGACCATTGAATTCCTAAAGTAAGAAATAGGAGAATTCCGAATTTTCTACGATCGGAATTTTGGAATAGATAAAACCAACCGAGAGAACCAGGAATCCAGATCAAAGGATTTTGAAAAAAAAGGCCTTGGTTGCGATCCATAAAGAGTCCGAATCCGACCGTTACCCAGTGTTCGATTCTGGAATCCAGTCTTGGAGGTGCGTTTTTCGCCGCGAAAAAAGATCCTTTGATTGAGTCATACCAGAGATCATTCCAATAAAAAAGGCCGAGGATGAAAAACACGGAGATCCCTAAGGATAGGGCTCTCCATTTGAAATTCCATTCTTTTTTGAATACGAACCAAAGGAAGAGGGGAATCATCGCAGGCAAATTTTTCACATGAAGCCAAGCAAGGAATCCAAAACTAAATCCACATGCAAAAAGTAGAATGTTCTGAAATTCTTTTTTATCCGGATTCGTTTCTAAGTAAAGAAGAGCGGTAAAAATAAATAAGAATAAAATACCCGAGGGTAAATCCGGAAAAATTTGTCCGGCGACCATCGGAAAAGGAAGCGAGATAGAATAGAGAAGACTTAGCAAAGCGGATTCACCTCGATCCAAATGAAACATTCTTCCGATTCCAAAGAATGCAAACGGGAGGAGTCCCGTAAGGAGAGCGAGAAAAATTCTTGACCCACTCACGCCGGACAAGGCATAGCCGGTTAAAACAAGCCAAGACGTTCCGATGGGATGAACGCTGTATAACTTTCCATTCTTCGGAATCGTATGATTTTCTACGTCGGTTGGGCCAAGAATTTGTTTTGTGATCGCGTCTTCTTCGTAATTGTTTTTGAGATCCACGTCCGAATCCCGAAGAATGCTTTCGGAGATAATCAGATAATGAGGTTCGTCTCCCGTGATCGGAAGTTTTTTCTTTTTTTCCCAACTCATGAGGGTCCCTATGTAGTAGAAGCAGGGAAGGAAAAGGAGGAACATCCAGAGATACTTTCGCATTCCTTTGAGAGTTTTTGAAAAATCGGATTTGTCAATCAGGATGTTTTGAGTCGATCTTTCTCGATTCGGGAGATTTTATTCGTTTTGCGCGCGAAGATTTTTTTGACTCGGTCAAAAGTTCGGGTGAAACTCTTAATTTTTTTTGTGATTCGGTTTTTTTGGGAAAATCTCGAGTCGGTGGAGAACTTCTAAGAACCGTTAAGGTGTAATGGAAAGTATATTTTTAAACTCTGATGAAAGAATAGAATCCCGGCTTGCCGAAAGAAAGGAAAAAGTCGTTACACTTTTGATTCCTGAGAATTACTTTGATCGCCTTTCTTCTGAGGAGCAGAAGAAGCTTTCGAAAAAACTACCGTATCTTTTGAGACGGTATGCCAAACTATTGTCTTCTCGAAGTCGGCTGAATTCTAAAGCGGATTCTATTCTTTATCAGAATCCGGGAAAAATGAAAAAAATGAACTTTAGAACGAATACCGGTTATTGGTCGTTGTTGGGCGCCTTGGCCCAAGCACACGGTGTTTCTCGATGTTTTCTTTTTAATTTTCTATTGTCACTGGAAGAAGCTGAGGTTGGAGATTCTATCGAAGATATTTTAAATGCAGGAGTTCCTACCTTTCATGACGTTTACAGATATATCTGGCAACTAGATCTAATCCAAAACACCATTACTAGATCTTTAGATTTCTTTCCAAATCCAATAAGCCCCTTTTTTGACATGAGTTTTCCCTGGGCGCGTTCCTTAATTCTCCCGAAGTAGAGAACGAAAAAACAAATAAAAAATTTTAACTTATCTTAGGAAGGGACTTTCCAGTTTCCGAGAAAAGTCATGTACAGATTCTTCGAATTCGCAAAAAGAATTGGAAAGAATTTTTCATCTTCACTTTTTTCTCTCTCCTTTTGATTTCTTTCTGTAAAAATGAAATCGATTCGCTTTCGAATTTGCAGTGAAGCCGGCCGACCGACCACGAGCGTATGAGAATTTTCACATTTCCTGTTTACAAGAAAAGCCAGCGTTTTTACTCTTGAGGACATTCTATGAATCCAAGTACGGTTCGTCTTAATTTTAAATTGAATCTCATCCGTCATCTCCGCGATGGAAAACGGATGACCCTGGAAGAACTATCCAGCATAACCGGAGTTACCAATCAAAAGGATCTCAAGGAACAGCTGGGGGAATTATTTTTTCTTGGTGCGACTCCTCACGTCGCCGATCTGATCCAGGTTGATTACGATTCCGAAACCGATACGTTCGGATTGATTCTTCCTTTTCGTTTCGATTCTAGTTTAAGACTTAGTATTCGAGAATGGCTCGCTCTTCGAAAGATCTTAGAAGAAACTTCCGAATCGAATCTCGATTCAAATACGAACTCCATCGCCAAAAAGATTCTCCAAAAAATCATATCGATTCTCCCGATCACGGGACAGGACGCTCTTGCTTCCTATAAGAATACGATTCAAGAAGCGATTCAAAACGGGAAAACATTGATCTTAGAATATCAATCTAGAAGCGATGAAAAGCCTTTTCAAAGAAAAGTTGATCCTTGGTTTCTCTTTCATTCCCTTGAAGATTATCTCCTGGGATATTGCCACACAAGAAAAGCGCCTCGCAACTTCCGATTGGATCATATTCTTTCCTTAATAATCGGCGGAGACCCAATTTCCCAACCCGCCGGACAAACAAAGTCAAAGTATATTCAAGAGTTCGAAGAATTTCGTAAGAATCAGGAAAATTCCTCCGGAATCGCAGAGATCTGGCACACAAAGGAAGTCTTTTACAATCTCAATCGCAAGTTGGGTCTTGAAAGGAGCGGAGAAACTAAGGTTCTCGGCAATGTCGTTTATCATTTATCCAAGGCAAACATCCGGGAAGAGTCCTGGTTTTTAGAGACGATTCTCCCTTTCGGAAAAAATGTAATTCTCAAAAGTCCTTCCTCTCTTGTAAAAAGAGCGATCGGCGAAATTGAATTTATGCTACGTTAGGAAGAATCGAATTGCTTTCTCCCGCTAAGATCAATCTCGGTTTAGAAATTCCTTACAAGCGTCCGGATGGATTCCACGAGATTCGAAGCGTCTTTTTAAGAATTTCTTGGGGAGACGATATCGAAATCGAACCCGCAGACAACGGAGTTTTCGAACTCATTTCAAGAAACGAAATTATATTAGAAAAACGTAAACTTTATGATCAGGTTTCCGAACTCGGAGATTATAAAAAGAATATTCTCTACAAGACCTTTCAAAAGGCACGATCTCTTTTTCCCGAACTCCCCGGAGTGAAAATTCATATCACAAAAAGAATTTCTCCCGCAGGTGGCTTGGGCGGCGGAAGTACGAACGCCGCTTCTCTTCTTTCGTTTCTCTTTTCTTGGCGTTCTTTTTTTACAACGGATGAAATGAAAAATCTCGCCGCCGAAATCGGATCCGATGTTCCTTTCTTTTTAGGAGAAGGAAACGCCTACGTTACGGGAAGAGGTGAGAATTCTCAAGAAATCGAAGTCCATTCTGGACAAGGAATCCTCGCGTTGACTCCGCAAGTCATGAATACGGCGGAAATGTACTCCTTACTGAAAAAACCTTTACAAGAGGGGCCCTCTCAGAAAAATGGGAATACGCTGTCGGAAAATCTGGTTTCTGTCTTAAAAAACGGGGATTGGAGCGCTCTGCAGGGTAGGCTCTTGAATGATTTTGAGCCGGTTGCCTTCCAACTTCATCCGGAATTGGGAGTTCTTAAGGACAGATTCCTGGAGTTTGGATCCAGTTATTGTTCTCTAACCGGTTCAGGTTCGAGTTTGTACGGGCTGGTCCAGGGCCTTGAGATCCAGGAAGAACTGTTGCACAGGCTGAGACAGGAATTCCCAAATCTCACATTCGTACGATTCAATTTTTAGAAACTGGGCTGTCGCCAAGTGGTAAGGCAGCGGTTTTTGGTATCGCCATTTCCTAGGTTCGAATCCTAGCAGCCCAGCCAAATTGTATTTACTGACATTGATTAACGATGAAACCTACTCAGGATAAGGTCGCTGTGGTATTAGCCGCAGGGAAGGGCACCCGTATGAAAACGGATCAGCCTAAGGTAGCGGTGGAGCTGAATGGCAAGCCGCTACTTCTCCACGTACTCGATCACCTGAGAGCCTCCGGCGTAGAAAGAATCGTCGTCGTTGTAGGCTACAAAAAAGAATTAGTTCAAAACCTTTGCGTCGGAATTCCGGGCATTACTTTTGCGGAACAAACCGAACAACTCGGAACCGCTCATGCGCTTCTCTGCGCAGAATCTCAACTGAATAACTTTCAGGGTTCTGTGATCGTTGCCTGCGGCGACGTTCCCATGATCACCGCGGAGACTTTCTCCAATATCGTAAAAGAACATAAGGAAAACGAATTCTCCGCAACGATTCTTTCTGCGGTTGTGGAGAAACCTACCGGTTACGGAAGAATCATCCGTAATTCTTCCGGGGACGTTACGGCGATTGTGGAAGAAAAGGATTCTTCTTCTGAAGAAAAACTCATCAAAGAAATCAATACGGGGACTTACGTTTTTGACGGAGAAGGTCTTTTTGATTCTCTCAGACAAATCGGAAACTCCAACGCTCAGGGAGAATACTATCTCCCCGACCTAGTGAAATTATATAGAAATTCAGGAAAGAAACTCGGTGCGATGAAATTAAAGAATCATCTTGAAAGTCATGGAGTGAATTCTCCCGAAGACCTGCAGATGCTTTCCGCTATGATCAAAGGGGAGGCCGTCCATCCATGAATGGAGATATCGCCGTATTTGCGGGAAGTTCCAATAAAGAAATTGCCGAAGAAATCTGCGCGCATCTAAAGATTCAACCGGGTAAGATCAATCTTAAGAAATTCTCCGATGGAGAAATTTCGGTTAAGATCGAAGACAACGTTCGAGGAAGAGAAGTTTTCGTCGTTCAGTCCACTTCTGCGCCGGCTAACGATCATTTGATGGAATTGATTCTTATCATGGACGCTCTTCGCCGAGCATCCGTTTCGAGCATCAGCGTTGTGATTCCTTATTACGGTTACGGTCGCCAGGATCGGAAAGTAGAACCGAGAGTTCCGATCTCAGCGAGGGTCGTCGCTGATCTTTTGGAAGTCGTCGGACCGAACCGGATTCTTACCATGGATCTTCACGCGGATCAGATTCAGGGCTTTTTTAGGGTTCCAGTGGACAATCTTCACTTTGCTCCCGTTTTAGCGGAATACATCAACACAAAGAAGATCGAAGACTTGGTCATCGTGTCTCCGGATTCTGGCGGGGCGGAACGTGCTCGCGCTTTCGGTAAAAAAGTCAACGGTTCGCTTGCTATCATCGATAAAAGAAGACCGAAGGCGAACGAATCCGAAGTCATGAACGTAATCGGCGAGATCGAAGGGAAAAATTGTATTCTTCTCGATGATATGATCGATACCGCTGGAACGATCTGCAAGGCCGCGGAAGCGCTTCTCAAACACGGAGCGAAGTCGGTTTATTGCGCGGCGACTCACGGAGTTCTTTCCGGCGAAGCCGTGAATCGAATCAACGCAACAAACTTCACTGAAGTCGTCCTTGCGAACACGATCGCGATTCCGGAATCCAAAAAGATCAACAAATTGAAATCATTGTCCGTAGCTCCTTTGCTCGCTAACGCGATTCAAAGGATTCACACAAATCAATCAGTCAGCACTTTATTCGATTAAGGTTAGGTAATAAGAATGAGCCAGAACACTATTCACAAAATCGCAGTTAAAAAAAGAACGGAAACCGGTAAGAACGAAAACAATCGTCTTCGTGCGTCAGGACTTGTTCCCATCAATATTATCGGAGCCGGTACCGCTACTTCGGGTGCAGTGAACGAGAAAGAACTTGAAAAAATGGTTCACTCCGGAATCCGTCAGTCCACTCTGATCGAGTTGGATGTGGAAGGGCAAGGAACTCACAAAGTATTCGTAAAAGAAATCCAAAGATTTCCCGAAGTGGATAGAATCCGTCACGTTGACTTTTACAAAGTTGTTCCCGGTCAAAAGATCGTAACGAAAATCGGTATCGAAACTACCGGTGTTGCGAAAGGTTCTAAGACAGGTGGACAGTTCGAACACATCATTCACGAACTTCGTGTAAAAACGATTCCGGAAGATTTATTAGAAAATCTTACGATCGATGTGACCGATCTCGACGTAGGCGACGCGATCAAAATCAGCCAACTCAAAGTTCCCGCAAGCTGGGAAATTTTGATCAACGGAGATCCGATCGTCACTTCCGTAAATAAAACCAAAGCTCTTCTCGCCGCGGAAAGAGCCGAAGCTCAAGGCGCGAAAGACGACGCTAAAGGCAAGAAAGGCAAAAAATAATACGGAACTGATTCGGGTCTAACCTGAAAGATACAGATAGGTATTCATGAAGCTGATCGTCGGACTCGGGAATCCAGGAGACAGATACAACAATAACCGCTCAAACATCGGTTTCAAGATTTTAGATGTTATCGCAAATAACATCAATGTTGAGATCAAGACCAAGAAGAAGAAATCTCTGATTGGTCGCGGTGATTTTGAGGGGGAAGAAGTTGTACTCTTAAAGCCGCAAACTTTCAGCGACCTTTCAGGAGAATCCGTTCTCTATATCGCTTCGTTTTTAAAGATACAAGTGGGAGAAATTCTTGTCATTCAAGAAGACTGGAGTCTCCCTCTTGGAAGAATCGTCGTAGATAAGGGAACTCAAGAAACCGATCATCCTGGAGTCAAATCCATCATTCAATCGCTTCGTTCTCCGAATTTTATTCGAATTCGGATCGGAATTTGGAACGATGGATTTGATCTCAAAGTGAGAGATTCTTTCTTAAAGGAAGATTTCGAACCGATGGAAAACCTAAGCCTGATTCAGATCATCAACGACGCGGAAGCCGCAATTCGTTCGATTTCTCTCGGAGATATCGACGACGTGATCGAAAAATATCATCTTTGAAGTAAAAAAATCTGCGGGAATTTCATTCGAACCGTTTTCCTTTTGGCGGTTTCGTTCAATTCTTCCTTGCCTTTTTGAAGAAACGTGAAATTCTAACAGAAGGAACCTCTTGCCTGTTTAATGTATCTCACAGGCGTCTAAGTTACAGGAGAACTCCATGAACAAGAACGTAAAAAATGTATTCTTTGTCCTAATCATTATGATGGTCGTTTTGATCATCGCTTATAATTATGAGAACAACGCGGGCGCGACTAAGGATATCTCCTATTCCGACTTTTTGAATATGTTGGAACCGGTAGAGGGGAAAAAACCTCTCGGTAAACTCTATAAGGGAACCGTTGACAAATACAACAAGATCCAGATCGAAAAAGACGTAATCGAAGGATTTTACATTCCGGCGGAATATTCGGAATCTAAAACCGCGAAACCGGTTAAGTTTAGAACGACCGTCGCTCCGCTGGATAAGGATTTGATCGCTTCATTAAGAAGAGCGAATGTTTCTTTCGACGCGCGTTCCGCCGAAGAAGGAAAATTCTGGAGCGTAATCGGAAGCAATATTCTTCTGATCGTTATACTGATCGGTCTTTTCTGGTTCATCATGATGAGACAGATTCAATCCACCGGAAACAAAGCGTTCTCTTTTGGAAAATCCAAAGCAAAGATGACCGTCGATCCGAAAGTAAAAATCACTTTTGAAGACGTCGCAGGTTGTGAAGAGGCAAAAGAAGAATTAGTAGAAATCATAGAATTCTTAAAAGATCCGAAAAAGTTTCACGCGATCGGCGCAAGAATCCCCACCGGTGTGTTGTTAGTCGGTCCTCCGGGAACCGGTAAGACATTGCTCGCAAGAGCGGTTGCAGGCGAAGCCGGAGTTCCATTCTTCTCCATCTCCGGTTCCGACTTCGTAGAAATGTTCGTGGGTGTGGGAGCTTCTCGAGTAAGAGACTTGTTTGATCAAGGTAAGAAGAATTCTCCTTGTATCATTTTCATCGATGAGATCGACGCGGTCGG containing:
- a CDS encoding ribose-phosphate diphosphokinase; translation: MNGDIAVFAGSSNKEIAEEICAHLKIQPGKINLKKFSDGEISVKIEDNVRGREVFVVQSTSAPANDHLMELILIMDALRRASVSSISVVIPYYGYGRQDRKVEPRVPISARVVADLLEVVGPNRILTMDLHADQIQGFFRVPVDNLHFAPVLAEYINTKKIEDLVIVSPDSGGAERARAFGKKVNGSLAIIDKRRPKANESEVMNVIGEIEGKNCILLDDMIDTAGTICKAAEALLKHGAKSVYCAATHGVLSGEAVNRINATNFTEVVLANTIAIPESKKINKLKSLSVAPLLANAIQRIHTNQSVSTLFD
- a CDS encoding sugar phosphate nucleotidyltransferase; amino-acid sequence: MKPTQDKVAVVLAAGKGTRMKTDQPKVAVELNGKPLLLHVLDHLRASGVERIVVVVGYKKELVQNLCVGIPGITFAEQTEQLGTAHALLCAESQLNNFQGSVIVACGDVPMITAETFSNIVKEHKENEFSATILSAVVEKPTGYGRIIRNSSGDVTAIVEEKDSSSEEKLIKEINTGTYVFDGEGLFDSLRQIGNSNAQGEYYLPDLVKLYRNSGKKLGAMKLKNHLESHGVNSPEDLQMLSAMIKGEAVHP
- the pth gene encoding aminoacyl-tRNA hydrolase, which gives rise to MKLIVGLGNPGDRYNNNRSNIGFKILDVIANNINVEIKTKKKKSLIGRGDFEGEEVVLLKPQTFSDLSGESVLYIASFLKIQVGEILVIQEDWSLPLGRIVVDKGTQETDHPGVKSIIQSLRSPNFIRIRIGIWNDGFDLKVRDSFLKEDFEPMENLSLIQIINDAEAAIRSISLGDIDDVIEKYHL
- a CDS encoding 50S ribosomal protein L25/general stress protein Ctc, with translation MSQNTIHKIAVKKRTETGKNENNRLRASGLVPINIIGAGTATSGAVNEKELEKMVHSGIRQSTLIELDVEGQGTHKVFVKEIQRFPEVDRIRHVDFYKVVPGQKIVTKIGIETTGVAKGSKTGGQFEHIIHELRVKTIPEDLLENLTIDVTDLDVGDAIKISQLKVPASWEILINGDPIVTSVNKTKALLAAERAEAQGAKDDAKGKKGKK
- a CDS encoding 4-(cytidine 5'-diphospho)-2-C-methyl-D-erythritol kinase, whose translation is MLSPAKINLGLEIPYKRPDGFHEIRSVFLRISWGDDIEIEPADNGVFELISRNEIILEKRKLYDQVSELGDYKKNILYKTFQKARSLFPELPGVKIHITKRISPAGGLGGGSTNAASLLSFLFSWRSFFTTDEMKNLAAEIGSDVPFFLGEGNAYVTGRGENSQEIEVHSGQGILALTPQVMNTAEMYSLLKKPLQEGPSQKNGNTLSENLVSVLKNGDWSALQGRLLNDFEPVAFQLHPELGVLKDRFLEFGSSYCSLTGSGSSLYGLVQGLEIQEELLHRLRQEFPNLTFVRFNF
- a CDS encoding DUF1564 domain-containing protein produces the protein MESIFLNSDERIESRLAERKEKVVTLLIPENYFDRLSSEEQKKLSKKLPYLLRRYAKLLSSRSRLNSKADSILYQNPGKMKKMNFRTNTGYWSLLGALAQAHGVSRCFLFNFLLSLEEAEVGDSIEDILNAGVPTFHDVYRYIWQLDLIQNTITRSLDFFPNPISPFFDMSFPWARSLILPK
- a CDS encoding helix-turn-helix transcriptional regulator yields the protein MNPSTVRLNFKLNLIRHLRDGKRMTLEELSSITGVTNQKDLKEQLGELFFLGATPHVADLIQVDYDSETDTFGLILPFRFDSSLRLSIREWLALRKILEETSESNLDSNTNSIAKKILQKIISILPITGQDALASYKNTIQEAIQNGKTLILEYQSRSDEKPFQRKVDPWFLFHSLEDYLLGYCHTRKAPRNFRLDHILSLIIGGDPISQPAGQTKSKYIQEFEEFRKNQENSSGIAEIWHTKEVFYNLNRKLGLERSGETKVLGNVVYHLSKANIREESWFLETILPFGKNVILKSPSSLVKRAIGEIEFMLR